In Centroberyx gerrardi isolate f3 unplaced genomic scaffold, fCenGer3.hap1.cur.20231027 Scaffold_187, whole genome shotgun sequence, a single window of DNA contains:
- the LOC144538448 gene encoding uncharacterized protein LOC144538448, with the protein LPCPASSSDSQQSRPDDFQMMTLQKLNTILDNQQKIIHMLNSTSLQGDGGQQVLEGLRLRLPCTSEEQLQKLEDQLRDKAYFKQVLNFLSLVGGQTVSDNVRRTMMAVATNQAWSAFSLDGQRKKRVSTLIKRAVKASLPGAVDEDVEMQIMEVLKNVPGRDRREVSAGAAAQRRKQSRKL; encoded by the exons TTCTCCCCTGTCCGGCTTCTTCCAGTGACAGCCAGCAGTCAAGGCCTGACG ATTTTCAGATGATGACTTTGCAGAAGTTGAATACAATACTGGACAACCAGCAGAAGATTATTCATATGTTGAACTCCACTAGTCTTCAGGGGGACGGGGGGCAGCAGGTGCTGGAGGGGCTGCGTCTGCGCCTGCCCTGCACTTCTGAGGAACAGCTTCAAAAATTAGAGGATCAGCTCCGGGACAAGGCGTACTTTAAACAAGTT CTCAATTTTCTGAGCCTGGTTGGAGGGCAGACAGTATCAGATAATGTGAGGAGGACCATGATGGCTGTAGCTACAAACCAGGCCTGGAGCGCTTTCAGCCTCGatggacagaggaagaagagagtgtCTACACTGATCAAAC GAGCTGTAAAGGCTTCTCTTCCAGGAGCCGTGGATGAAGATGTCGAGATGCAGATAATGGAGGTCCTGAAAAATGTTCCagggagagataggagagag GTGTCAGCTGGTGCAGCAGCTCAGAGAAGAAAGCAGAGCCGGAAGTTGTGA